A genomic region of Tigriopus californicus strain San Diego chromosome 1, Tcal_SD_v2.1, whole genome shotgun sequence contains the following coding sequences:
- the LOC131882832 gene encoding bridging integrator 3-like, translated as MTTWNPLTKKNYLVTKPLLSQELATHVEDRELALTFNHLQEFEEHAKKLYKEVKRFEDCLQSMHKTEQKMSSELCNSPSIMEHVGLRGLAEDYQSVVYQMGHNTEDLIQLSQKTVVEPMKKITGEFAAINAALRKRDQSLSDCLKAQSKYDKMNKLEKTGTNVVKTEQARKAFEDAKSEFSCQNKLLLQELPQFYEKRVSYFQPCLQALIRTQVDYYGETTRLFTHLVSSNPTTSNLAPDEEYQKEVDLLLGEINSLSIVGT; from the exons ATGACGACCTGGAATCCCTTGACCAAGAAGAATTATCTGGTCACTAAGCCGTTGTTGAGCCAAGAATTGGCCACCCATGTGGAAGACCGCGAATTGGCTCTAACCTtcaatcatcttcaagaatTTGAGGAGCATGCTAAGAAGTTGTATAAGGAAGTCAAGCGATTCGAAGATTGTCTCCAAAGCATGCACAAGACCGAACAAAAGATGTCTTCAGAGCTGTGCAATTCCCCGTCAATCATGGAACACGTGGGATTGCGGGGTTTGGCCGAGGACTACCAATCCGTGGTCTATCAAATGGGTCACAACACGGAGGATCTGATCCAATTGTCGCAAAAGACCGTTGTCGAACCCATGAAAAAGATCACGGGCGAATTCGCCGCCATCAATGCCGCCCTTCGGAAACGGGATCAAAGCCTCAG TGATTGCCTCAAAGCTCAAAGCAAGTACGATAAGATGAACAAGTTGGAGAAAACTGGGACGAATGTGGTCAAGACCGAGCAAGCCCGGAAGGCCTTTGAAGACGCCAAGTCAGAGTTCAGTTGTCAGAACAAGTTGCTCTTGCAAGAGTTGCCGCAATTTTACGAAAAACGAGTCAGTTACTTCCAGCCGTGCTTGCAAGCACTGATCCGTACGCAAGTCGATTATTACGGAGAAACGACGCGATTGTTCACCCACCTGGTCTCGTCCAATCCCACCACCTCCAACCTCGCCCCGGATGAAGAATATCAAAAAGAAGTGGATCTGCTATTGGGCGAGATCAATTCGTTGTCCATTGTGGGCACATGA
- the LOC131878583 gene encoding putative RNA-binding protein Luc7-like 1: MSASEQMRAMLDQLMGTTRDDPNGGGINGIKFTDAQVCKSFLYSCCPHEILASTRMDLGDCSKIHEFALRADYERAAKNKDYFYDVDACEHLKSFIDDCDRRTELAKKRLAETQEELSAEVTSKAEKVHQLAEDIGKKLAEAEQAGAEGKVEESMKLMEEIEEIRKKKALAEQEYRNSMPASSYQQQKLRVCEVCSAYLGIHDNDRRLADHFGGKLHLGFIKIREKLAGLLDNFEDRKAKRREARLHDAALGGDAVTENHFRVGRGGLTDAYREKERFHMERERDRDRPRGDRDRNRDRRRSRSRDRSRSRDRNRRRRSRSRSRSRDRHRRRRHRSRSKDRRRRSRSRDRKQRSRSKRSESQERAKRSKSSDRFRDESPGHQGFADPVMPTIDDQDSA, translated from the exons ATGTCGGCATCAGAGCAAATGCGAGCCATGCTGGACCAATTGATGGGCACCACGCGCGATG ATCCCAATGGTGGTGGAATCAATGGCATCAAGTTCACCGACGCTCAAGTCTGCAAATCGTTCCTTTATTCGTGTTGTCCACACGAAATTCTCGCATCAACG AGAATGGATTTGGGAGATTGTTCCAAGATTCACGAGTTTGCGCTTCGAGCTGATTATGAGCGGGCGGCCAAGAACAAGGACTATTTCTACGATGTAGAT GCCTGTGAgcatttgaaaagtttcatcgACGATTGTGATCGAAGAActgaattggccaagaagcGTTTAGCCGAAACCCAAGAAGAATTGTCCGCTGAAGTGACCAGTAAAGCAGAAAAAGTCCATCAACTGGCTGAAGATATTGGGAAGAAGTTGGCCGAAGCCGAGCAAGCTGGAGCTGAGGGTAAAGTCGAAGAGAGCATGAAACTCATGGAAGAGATTGAAGAGATCCGGAAGAAGAAGGCTTTGGCTGAACAAGAGTATCGAAACTCTATGCCTGCCAGTTCCTATCAGCAGCAGAAGCTTCGCGTGTGCGAAGTGTGCTCGGCATACCTTGGCATTCACGACAATGATCGACGATTAGCCGATCACTTTGGGGGCAAATTGCACTTGGGGTTCATCAAGATCCGAGAGAAGCTGGCCGGACTGTTGGACAACTTCGAGGATCGAAAAGCGAAACGTCGAGAAGCCAGGCTTCATGATGCCGCCCTTGGGGGCGATGCGGTCACGGAAAATCACTTTCGAGTTGGTCGAGGCGGTTTGACTGATGCTTATCGTGAAAAAGAACGGTTCCACATGGAACGCGAAAGAGATCGCGATCGACCCAGGGGGGATCGAGATCGCAATCGAGACCGCCGACGAAGCCGATCACGAGACCGAAGTCGGTCTCGTGATCGCAACCGTCGTCGTCGGTCCCGTAGTCGATCTCGATCCCGAGATCGGCATCGTCGTCGCCGTCACAGGTCTAGGTCCAAAGACAGGAGACGTCGATCCCGATCTAGAGATCGAAA acaaaGATCTCGATCAAAGCGAAGTGAATCGCAGGAACGTGCGAAACGATCCAAGTCAAGCGATCGCTTCAGGGACGAATCTCCAGGACATCAAGG ATTTGCGGACCCTGTTATGCCAACAATCGACGATCAAGATAGTGCGTGA
- the LOC131878570 gene encoding acylamino-acid-releasing enzyme-like isoform X1, translated as MFGLSQIFRGLTLYCLIASAQADHHMILNHTCVGEQLDLLAETSERQFNKVFQTPILRDAWIDNTPAYHEVQIQTLWAMNNLQKMSVELYRDTLQVDQNNDVFARTGMVHLNNAILYDRFDENLTAMITMENDEEYLTVETDNSRTTCTLRLSAYNVHGSVMRSAPFAKFRFSPDGQQIMYMAEAMRPSLLQYLYLGDFWAYPRVTRPTIILYEIDNLRFKTLANFPVHLTPGDVHWHPIDTNKLVGVVWENQPFPRMYPLSSNVPSRLFLYDLALDTFAFITSDDLHVDTPRFSPDGTKLVYLENSLFSSTVPRLDPGPYMSASRVVMMLWSSVESLAGRQSNDLAPDAMSIVLVDNPQNGSPLPEILPDGTTFYGIYPYRDPTYGAPSRIFSSDGSLIYMTVYQLDATHVIVVDVNTQQITIHPEKSQVMLDIFDDVMLVRGEDISQRPTLRVGRFHDDYWTTVSTQSPPTTERTTTTTTTTTTTPTTTTAAPETTTTPLDPCEHLLQEYEGLNTNFTVIDASDLTTTTETASSTTPTPIETTTAMSTTPNPQAIPLRLARVHFEDLSPSSNLAYKVESMTYDEPDYQARQRWIPRGEKDMSFFNAHYTAPTNGNNFPLLVFIHGGPHNIWTRAYSPTYEFALSLGMAVLVVNYRGSLGMGDETLSAIMGNIGDMGVEDVHQAVEDALQSRPELNGKVALCGHSYGSFISAHLAAKYPHRYNVVVAKSPLFDLSELRNAPRYVKELLGLNATMPIVLDKDMIATAFARSPINYIEDIEAKTLIFAGELDRETLPESQAIPFQKALLERNVTTQLYIYPNEGHAIKSLKATHHMLTKFILWVHEHWGTYHPECHYEAPTTTSRPDPTSTADNTIPGTTTEDNPAQSNAINYSLSSFVLLAMNVFTLGLWFQYKYL; from the exons ATGTTTGGTCTTAGTCAAATCTTCAGAGGATTGACTCTTTATTGTCTCATAGCCAGTGCTCAAGCTGATCATCATATGATCCTCAATCACACATGTGTGGGTGAGCAATTAGATCTCTTGGCAGAAACTAGTGAGCGGCAATTCAACAAGGTATTCCAAACGCCCATTTTGAGGGATGCATGGATTGACAACACGCCTGCCTATCACGAGGTTCAAATCCAAACTCTTTGGGCCATGAACAATCTTCAAAAAATGAGTGTGGAGCTCTACCGAGATACTCTTCAGGTGGACCAGAACAATGACGTGTTTGCTAGAACCGGAATGGTTCATTTGAATAACGCCATTCTCTACGATCGATTTGATGAGAATCTTACGGCGATGATCACTATGGAGAATGATGAAGAGTACCTAACTGTAGAGACAGATAATTCTCGAACCACTTGCACACTCAGATTGTCTGCTTACAACGTTCACGGGTCGGTAATGCGCTCAGCACCGTTCGCCAAATTTCGTTTCAGTCCAGACGGACAACAGATCATGTACATGGCCGAGGCTATGAGACCCTCATTACTTCAATACCTTTATCTGGGCGACTTCTGGGCCTACCCGAGGGTAACACGTCCAACGATTATTTTGTACGAAATTGACAACCTCAGATTCAAAACACTTGCCAATTTCCCCGTCCATTTGACACCCGGCGATGTTCATTGGCATCCAATAGATACCAATAAGCTTGTGGGTGTGGTTTGGGAGAATCAGCCTTTTCCAAGAATGTATCCACTGAGCTCTAATGTTCCAAGTCGCCTTTTCCTGTACGACTTGGCACTTGACACTTTCGCATTCATCACTTCCGATGACCTCCACGTTGACACTCCTCGATTTTCTCCAGACGGAACCAAACTGGTATACTTGGAAAACTCCCTTTTTAGCAGCACAGTCCCAAGGTTGGATCCCGGCCCTTACATGTCTGCATCCCGAGTAGTAATGATGTTGTGGTCTTCTGTCGAGTCGTTGGCTGGCCGGCAATCCAACGACCTTGCACCAGACGCAATGAGCATTGTTCTCGTCGATAATCCGCAAAACGGTTCTCCCTTGCCCGAAATCTTGCCGGATGGAACCACATTCTATGGGATATACCCTTATAGAGACCCGACATATGGAGCGCCTAGCCGGATTTTCTCAAGCGATGGATCTCTTATTTATATGACTGTTTATCAGTTGGACGCGACTCATGTCATCGTGGTAGATGTGAATACCCAGCAAATCACCATCCATCCAGAAAAATCACAAGTAATGTTGGACATTTTCGATGACGTAATGCTCGTCCGTGGGGAGGATATTAGTCAAAGGCCTACATTGCGAGTTGGAAGATTCCATGACGACTATTGGACCACCGTGTCAACGCAATCTCCACCAACGACAGAACGcaccacaacaaccactacaactacaaccacTACGCCAACTACTACCACCGCGGCTCCAGAGACCACCACGACTCCGTTAGATCCCTGCGAGCATCTTCTTCAAGAATATGAGGGTTTGAACACAAACTTCACTGTGATTGACGCATCTGACCTCACGACAACGACCGAAACAGCATCGTCCACTACTCCCACTCCAATTGAGACCACTACCGCCATGTCCACTACGCCCAATCCACAAGCTATTCCCTTGCGACTGGCTCGAGTACACTTCGAAGATCTTTCTCCCTCGAGCAACTTGGCGTACAAAGTTGAATCTATGACCTACGACGAGCCCGATTATCAAGCTCGTCAACGATGGATTCCCCGGGGCGAGAAGGACATGAGCTTCTTCAACGCCCACTACACTGCCCCTACTAATGGCAACAACTTTCCACTTTTGGTTTTTATTCATGGAGGCCCACACAACATTTGGACTAGGGCATACTCGCCGACTTACGAGTTTGCTCTTAGCCTGGGAATGGCTGTTTTGGTTGTCAATTACCGTGGATCTTTGGGAATGGGCGATGAAACATTATCTGCCATTATGGGAAACATTGGAGAT ATGGGGGTCGAGGACGTTCATCAAGCAGTTGAAGATGCCCTGCAATCGCGACCAGAACTCAACGGTAAAGTCGCGCTTTGCGGCCATTCATACGGAAGCTTTATCTCCGCTCATCTGGCCGCCAAGTACCCGCACCGATACAACGTGGTAGTGGCCAAAAGTCCACTATTCGATCTCTCTGAGCTAAGGAATGCGCCCAGATACGTTAAAGAACTCTTGGGACTGAATGCCACTATGCCCATTGTGTTGGACAAAGACATGATTGCCACAGCATTCGCCAG GTCTCCAATCAACTACATCGAAGATATCGAGGCCAAAACACTAATCTTCGCAGGTGAACTAGATCGTGAAACCCTTCCCGAGAGTCAGGCGATTCCGTTTCAAAAGGCACTCCTCGAGCGAAATGTGACCACACAGCTCTATATTTACCCAAATGAAGGGCATGCAATCAAAAGTCTCAAAGCTACCCACCATATGCTCACCAAGTTCATTTTATGGGTTCACGAGCATTGGGGCACATACCATCCGGAGTGTCATTACGAGGCTCCAACCACAACTTCCAGGCCTGATCCAACTTCTACAGCGGACAATACGATTCCAGGAACAACCACTGAAGATAATCCCGCACAGAGTAATGCCATCAATTATTCCCTTAGCTCATTCGTACTGTTGGCAATGAATGTTTTCACTCTAGGGCTTTGGTTCCAATATAAGTACCTATGA
- the LOC131878570 gene encoding acylamino-acid-releasing enzyme-like isoform X2, translating into MFGLSQIFRGLTLYCLIASAQADHHMILNHTCVGEQLDLLAETSERQFNKVFQTPILRDAWIDNTPAYHEVQIQTLWAMNNLQKMSVELYRDTLQVDQNNDVFARTGMVHLNNAILYDRFDENLTAMITMENDEEYLTVETDNSRTTCTLRLSAYNVHGSVMRSAPFAKFRFSPDGQQIMYMAEAMRPSLLQYLYLGDFWAYPRVTRPTIILYEIDNLRFKTLANFPVHLTPGDVHWHPIDTNKLVGVVWENQPFPRMYPLSSNVPSRLFLYDLALDTFAFITSDDLHVDTPRFSPDGTKLVYLENSLFSSTVPRLDPGPYMSASRVVMMLWSSVESLAGRQSNDLAPDAMSIVLVDNPQNGSPLPEILPDGTTFYGIYPYRDPTYGAPSRIFSSDGSLIYMTVYQLDATHVIVVDVNTQQITIHPEKSQVMLDIFDDVMLVRGEDISQRPTLRVGRFHDDYWTTVSTQSPPTTERTTTTTTTTTTTPTTTTAAPETTTTPLDPCEHLLQEYEGLNTNFTVIDASDLTTTTETASSTTPTPIETTTAMSTTPNPQAIPLRLARVHFEDLSPSSNLAYKVESMTYDEPDYQARQRWIPRGEKDMSFFNAHYTAPTNGNNFPLLVFIHGGPHNIWTRAYSPTYEFALSLGMAVLVVNYRGSLGMGDETLSAIMGNIGDMGVEDVHQAVEDALQSRPELNGKVALCGHSYGSFISAHLAAKYPHRYNVVVAKSPLFDLSELRNAPRYVKELLGLNATMPIVLDKDMIATAFARSPINYIEDIEAKTLIFAGELDRETLPESQAIPFQKALLERNVTTQLYIYPNEGHAIKSLKATHHMLTKFILWVHEHWGTYHPECHYEAPTTTSRPDPTSTADNTIPGTTTEDNPAQRLWFQYKYL; encoded by the exons ATGTTTGGTCTTAGTCAAATCTTCAGAGGATTGACTCTTTATTGTCTCATAGCCAGTGCTCAAGCTGATCATCATATGATCCTCAATCACACATGTGTGGGTGAGCAATTAGATCTCTTGGCAGAAACTAGTGAGCGGCAATTCAACAAGGTATTCCAAACGCCCATTTTGAGGGATGCATGGATTGACAACACGCCTGCCTATCACGAGGTTCAAATCCAAACTCTTTGGGCCATGAACAATCTTCAAAAAATGAGTGTGGAGCTCTACCGAGATACTCTTCAGGTGGACCAGAACAATGACGTGTTTGCTAGAACCGGAATGGTTCATTTGAATAACGCCATTCTCTACGATCGATTTGATGAGAATCTTACGGCGATGATCACTATGGAGAATGATGAAGAGTACCTAACTGTAGAGACAGATAATTCTCGAACCACTTGCACACTCAGATTGTCTGCTTACAACGTTCACGGGTCGGTAATGCGCTCAGCACCGTTCGCCAAATTTCGTTTCAGTCCAGACGGACAACAGATCATGTACATGGCCGAGGCTATGAGACCCTCATTACTTCAATACCTTTATCTGGGCGACTTCTGGGCCTACCCGAGGGTAACACGTCCAACGATTATTTTGTACGAAATTGACAACCTCAGATTCAAAACACTTGCCAATTTCCCCGTCCATTTGACACCCGGCGATGTTCATTGGCATCCAATAGATACCAATAAGCTTGTGGGTGTGGTTTGGGAGAATCAGCCTTTTCCAAGAATGTATCCACTGAGCTCTAATGTTCCAAGTCGCCTTTTCCTGTACGACTTGGCACTTGACACTTTCGCATTCATCACTTCCGATGACCTCCACGTTGACACTCCTCGATTTTCTCCAGACGGAACCAAACTGGTATACTTGGAAAACTCCCTTTTTAGCAGCACAGTCCCAAGGTTGGATCCCGGCCCTTACATGTCTGCATCCCGAGTAGTAATGATGTTGTGGTCTTCTGTCGAGTCGTTGGCTGGCCGGCAATCCAACGACCTTGCACCAGACGCAATGAGCATTGTTCTCGTCGATAATCCGCAAAACGGTTCTCCCTTGCCCGAAATCTTGCCGGATGGAACCACATTCTATGGGATATACCCTTATAGAGACCCGACATATGGAGCGCCTAGCCGGATTTTCTCAAGCGATGGATCTCTTATTTATATGACTGTTTATCAGTTGGACGCGACTCATGTCATCGTGGTAGATGTGAATACCCAGCAAATCACCATCCATCCAGAAAAATCACAAGTAATGTTGGACATTTTCGATGACGTAATGCTCGTCCGTGGGGAGGATATTAGTCAAAGGCCTACATTGCGAGTTGGAAGATTCCATGACGACTATTGGACCACCGTGTCAACGCAATCTCCACCAACGACAGAACGcaccacaacaaccactacaactacaaccacTACGCCAACTACTACCACCGCGGCTCCAGAGACCACCACGACTCCGTTAGATCCCTGCGAGCATCTTCTTCAAGAATATGAGGGTTTGAACACAAACTTCACTGTGATTGACGCATCTGACCTCACGACAACGACCGAAACAGCATCGTCCACTACTCCCACTCCAATTGAGACCACTACCGCCATGTCCACTACGCCCAATCCACAAGCTATTCCCTTGCGACTGGCTCGAGTACACTTCGAAGATCTTTCTCCCTCGAGCAACTTGGCGTACAAAGTTGAATCTATGACCTACGACGAGCCCGATTATCAAGCTCGTCAACGATGGATTCCCCGGGGCGAGAAGGACATGAGCTTCTTCAACGCCCACTACACTGCCCCTACTAATGGCAACAACTTTCCACTTTTGGTTTTTATTCATGGAGGCCCACACAACATTTGGACTAGGGCATACTCGCCGACTTACGAGTTTGCTCTTAGCCTGGGAATGGCTGTTTTGGTTGTCAATTACCGTGGATCTTTGGGAATGGGCGATGAAACATTATCTGCCATTATGGGAAACATTGGAGAT ATGGGGGTCGAGGACGTTCATCAAGCAGTTGAAGATGCCCTGCAATCGCGACCAGAACTCAACGGTAAAGTCGCGCTTTGCGGCCATTCATACGGAAGCTTTATCTCCGCTCATCTGGCCGCCAAGTACCCGCACCGATACAACGTGGTAGTGGCCAAAAGTCCACTATTCGATCTCTCTGAGCTAAGGAATGCGCCCAGATACGTTAAAGAACTCTTGGGACTGAATGCCACTATGCCCATTGTGTTGGACAAAGACATGATTGCCACAGCATTCGCCAG GTCTCCAATCAACTACATCGAAGATATCGAGGCCAAAACACTAATCTTCGCAGGTGAACTAGATCGTGAAACCCTTCCCGAGAGTCAGGCGATTCCGTTTCAAAAGGCACTCCTCGAGCGAAATGTGACCACACAGCTCTATATTTACCCAAATGAAGGGCATGCAATCAAAAGTCTCAAAGCTACCCACCATATGCTCACCAAGTTCATTTTATGGGTTCACGAGCATTGGGGCACATACCATCCGGAGTGTCATTACGAGGCTCCAACCACAACTTCCAGGCCTGATCCAACTTCTACAGCGGACAATACGATTCCAGGAACAACCACTGAAGATAATCCCGCACAGA GGCTTTGGTTCCAATATAAGTACCTATGA
- the LOC131880193 gene encoding uncharacterized protein LOC131880193: MKAHLQTHVQALAQRAALGTTVRIESTFARQRRWAAETRLRNLDPPAPTCLSPDRQPEFGDRPTGLRSLILDHPYSYLTDRLFQVKREIEAERYNRPIVHRQLGSNDRGLNADPSMEVDVASVMAPIDHRPLNEPDPMRWPTTDCRGFVLPDVGWDVQGQGFEAGGPLPLVGRCEEHPEVSLANPTELPVWTPASALLSEPLPMSQTGSTGERLDEDVEKQLAFKAIEHLQSLGSAQTEYWCTICVPHRRYTSYSTVLGHFRSHSGFRPFECPVCHDFFTRQHSLNYHMLIHNNETRFTCDDCGKKFRHPSHFKVHKRKHTGESPYHCVSCQSRFKTRNTYKRHLKLTHHLILTKTGIQPIISKDPRHEQKVPEQPPQSCSLVSMDFIHDHDSLHGNDEEVAELSRELEKQDEILNQKRIVQIGSASSDEGSYYPSTESEFSSPDQDLVVNAADSLLNAKEDFMGLPQFDSSPPPGLAALAVKFAPNDSRQPIVPSSPLQSHGKSPNLLESDRHRSAFNRFQDEKKFKIHDEEDDDNAVIRRPVVLINPRSSTLKPLAKAILANINGQQVYLIPQETKNPSVPQQPITVASSLSSSSSSSSSMVGTSKLEQCLRYGSAAIQQTSSKQLIGSSYTMIPPRISSDGGASRARSGNRRIVSHVKLVQPSESSGANANLVIGKGGPIVVTNISNPTQVQG, encoded by the coding sequence ATGAAGGCCCATTTACAAACTCACGTGCAGGCCTTGGCCCAGCGGGCCGCCCTAGGCACCACTGTGCGCATCGAATCCACGTTTGCCCGTCAACGTCGGTGGGCGGCCGAGACCCGCCTCCGGAACTTGGATCCCCCGGCGCCCACCTGCCTGTCACCCGATAGACAGCCAGAGTTCGGTGACCGACCCACGGGCCTGCGGAGCTTGATCTTGGATCATCCGTATTCCTACCTAACCGACCGATTATTCCAAGTCAAGCGGGAGATTGAGGCCGAACGCTATAATCGACCCATCGTCCATCGCCAGCTTGGTTCGAATGACAGGGGGCTGAATGCCGACCCGTCCATGGAAGTGGATGTGGCCTCGGTCATGGCGCCCATTGATCATCGACCCCTGAATGAGCCCGATCCAATGCGCTGGCCGACCACCGATTGTCGAGGTTTCGTACTCCCCGACGTGGGTTGGGATGTCCAAGGCCAGGGATTTGAAGCTGGCGGCCCTTTACCTTTAGTGGGGCGATGCGAGGAACATCCCGAAGTTTCGCTCGCCAACCCGACCGAATTGCCGGTCTGGACACCCGCCTCAGCATTACTATCTGAGCCTCTACCGATGAGTCAGACGGGTTCGACCGGTGAACGTCTCGATGAAGACGTTGAGAAGCAGCTCGCCTTTAAAGCCATTGAACACCTGCAGAGTTTAGGTAGCGCTCAGACCGAATATTGGTGCACGATATGCGTGCCCCATCGACGGTATACTTCTTATTCCACCGTTTTGGGTCATTTCCGTAGTCACTCGGGCTTTCGCCCTTTCGAATGTCCCGTTTGCCACGATTTCTTCACCCGGCAGCATAGCTTGAACTATCACATGCTCATCCACAACAACGAGACTCGATTCACATGCGACGATTGCGGCAAAAAGTTCCGCCATCCCAGTCATTTCAAGGTGCACAAGCGGAAACACACCGGCGAATCCCCTTACCATTGCGTCAGTTGCCAATCCCGGTTCAAGACACGGAACACTTACAAAAGACATCTCAAGCTCACGCACCATCTGATCCTAACCAAAACGGGCATTCAACCGATCATTTCCAAAGACCCACGACATGAGCAGAAAGTTCCCGAGCAGCCGCCACAATCCTGTTCGCTCGTATCCATGGATTTCATTCATGACCACGATTCACTTCACGGCAACGACGAGGAAGTCGCCGAACTGAGTCGAGAGTTGGAGAAGCAGGATGAGATCCTCAACCAGAAGCGTATCGTCCAAATCGGATCAGCTTCCAGTGACGAGGGATCGTATTATCCCTCGACTGAGAGCGAATTCAGCAGCCCGGATCAAGACCTCGTTGTGAATGCTGCCGACAGCCTCCTAAATGCAAAAGAAGACTTCATGGGTTTGCCGCAATTCGACTCGTCTCCGCCTCCGGGTCTGGCGGCATTGGCCGTCAAATTCGCGCCCAATGATTCTCGTCAGCCAATTGTCCCTTCGTCCCCGCTGCAAAGTCACGGGAAGTCACCTAATCTTTTGGAATCGGATCGTCACCGAAGTGCTTTCAATCGGTTTCAGGACGAAAAgaagttcaaaattcatgatgaagaggacgacgacaaTGCGGTGATTCGACGGCCCGTAGTGTTGATCAACCCCCGGTCCTCTACATTGAAACCACTCGCCAAGGCCATTTTAGCCAACATCAACGGGCAACAAGTGTACCTCATTCCTCAAGAAACCAAGAATCCATCAGTGCCACAACAACCAATAACAGTAGCATCCTcgttgtcttcttcttcttcttcttcttcgtccatGGTGGGAACGAGTAAACTCGAGCAATGTCTGCGATATGGCTCGGCCGCTATTCAGCAAACCTCGTCCAAGCAGCTCATCGGGAGCTCTTACACTATGATTCCGCCCCGAATTTCTTCGGACGGAGGCGCGTCGAGAGCTCGAAGCGGTAATCGAAGAATCGTTAGCCACGTCAAGCTGGTCCAACCATCCGAATCATCTGGTGCAAACGCAAACCTCGTCATTGGAAAAGGCGGGCCCATCGTAGTCACCAACATATCAAACCCGACCCAAGTTCAAGGATAG